In Clostridia bacterium, the genomic window TTGTTGTGCTTGCCGGAGCCGTTTACGCCGGCGAAGGGCTTCTCGTGAAGCAGACAGACGAGTCCGTGCTTCGAGGCGACCTTCTGCATTATCTCCATAGTCAGCTGGTTGTGATCGGTGGCGACGTTCGTCGTGGTGTATATCGGCGCGAGCTCGTGCTGCGCGGGAGCGACCTCGTTATGCTCCGTCTTCGCCATGATGCCGAGCTTCCAGAGCTCCTCGTTGAGCTCCTCCATATAGGCGGCGACGCGCGGTTTGATCGCGCCGAAATAGTGATCGTCCATCTCCTGCCCCTTCGGCGGCTTCGCGCCGAAAAGCGTTCTGCCGCAGTAGCGCAGGTCGGGACGCGCGTCGTACATTTCCTTCGTAATAAGGAAGTACTCCTGCTCCGGACCGACGGAGGAAACGACGCGTCTGGCGCTGTTGTTGCCGAAAAGGCGAAGCACGCGGAGCGCCTGCTTATTCAGCGCCTCCATCGAGCGCAGCAGCGGGGTTTTCTTATCCAGCGCGTGCCCGCCGTAGGAGCAGAACGCCGTCGGGATGCATAAAGTCTTCCCTTTGATAAACGCGTAGGACGTCGGGTCCCAGGCGGTGTAGCCCCTCGCCTCGAAGGTGGCGCGCAGGCCGCCCGACGGGAAGGAGGACGCGTCCGGCTCGCCTTTGATCAGCTCCTTGCCGGAGAACTCCATGATGACGCCGCCGTCGGGAGAGGGCGAAATGAAGCTGTCGTGCTTCTCCGCCGTTATGCCGGTCAGCGGCTGGAACCAGTGGGTGAAATGCGTCGCGCCGTTCGCGACCGCCCAGTCCTTCATCGCGGCGGCGACCGCGTTGGCGACCCCCGCGTCCAGCGGCGCGCCCTCGTCGATGGTGTGCTTCAGCGAAGCGTAAACCTTTGCCGACAGCGCCGATTTCATCACTCTGTCGTCAAACACCTTGCTGCCGAAGTATTCCGATACCGTTTTCATAATCAACACTCCTTTTCCGTTTTGAAAGAAAAGGCGCCTTCCGTGCGCGAAACACACGAAAGACGCCTTTGCCTTCATTCGTTTGATATTCTTTTTGAATTGAAAAACGCGCCTTTGAACCCCGGGGTTCAAAGACGCCTTTGCCTTCAATGCGGTCATTATAAACCCCGTTTTTTGATTTGTCAATAGTTTTTTTCGCATTTTTTGAAAAATCCGTTTTGCCTATTGACAAAACCGGAAACGGGTTGTATAATGCGGTCAATGAGCAAAGGCGTTCATTTTGGTACGGAAATCTTCTGTTCCGAAATGAGCGCCTTTTTTGTGTTTCATAAGTTTATTCGCTCAAAGAAGGGTGTGACTTATATGATTAAAGAAGGCAGCGTCAGGATTCCCTCCGGCTGCGCCGTTGCGGCCGTCATTTCAAGAGAGGGGAACCGCGTCACCGGTGAGACGGTCGTCAGGGCGATGAAGCCGATGCACGACCGCTCGAACGGGCTGGGCGGCGGCTTCGCCGGCTACGGCATTTATCCGGAGTATAAGGACCTTTACGCCTTCCATTTCTTCTTTGACTGCCGCGACACGCGCAAGAGGTGCGAGGCGTTCATGAAGGAGCATTTCGAGGTGGTCAAGGGCGAGCTGATCCCGACGCGCAAGATGCCGGAGATCACCGACGAGCCGATAATCTGGCGCTATTTCGTAACGCCGCTGAAATCGACGCTCGCAGACCTCCAGCTCGACGAAAAGGAGTTCGTAGCGCGTACCGTAATGAAGATAAACACGGAGATCGACGGCGCGTACGTCTTCTCCAGCGGCAAGAATATGGGCACATTCAAGGCCGTCGGCTTCCCGGAGGACGTCGGCAGGTTCTACCGCCTCGAGGAGTACGAGGGCTACAGCTGGACGGCGCACGGGCGCTATCCGACGAACACTCCCGGCTGGTGGGGCGGCGCGCACCCCTTCACGCTGCTCGATTATTCCGTCGTCCACAACGGCGAGATCTCTTCCTACGACGCCAACCGCAGATTTATCGAGATGTTCGGATATAAATGCACGCTGCAGACCGATACCGAGGTCATCACCTACATCCTCGACTATCTGATACGCAGGCAGGGGCTTACGCTCACCGAGGCGGCGAACGTCGTCGCCGCGCCGTTCTGGAGCACGATCGAGGGCAAGACGGACGAATACGAGAAACAGAAGCTCAGGTATTTAAGGACCGTATTCCCGAGTCTGCTCATCACCGGCCCCTTCTCGATAATTCTCGGCTACGACGGCGGGCTTATGGCGCTGAACGACCGCCTGAAGCTCCGCTCGATGGTCGTCGGCGAGAAGGACGACAGGGTCTTCATAGCCAGCGAGGAGGCCGCGATACGCGCGATGGAGCCCGGCGCGGTCAACGTGCGGGCGCCCGCCGGCGGCGAGCCGGTCATAGTTACGGTAAAGGAGGGCAGGTTCTGATGGGAGTCGAATTCATTTTCCCCGAATTTGAAGTTATCCGCGACAGGGACCGCTGCATCGCCTGCCGCGTCTGCGAACGGCAGTGCGCGAACGAGGTGCACGCCTTCAGCGCCGAGCGCGGCGCGATGGTCAGCGACGAAACGAAGTGCGTCAACTGCCAGCGCTGCGTTGCGCTCTGCCCGACGCGCGCGCTGAAGATCGTCAAGAGCGACTGCGTTCTGCGCGAAAACGCGAACTGGCGGAACGATACGATAAGAGAGATATACAAGCAGGCGAACAGCGGCGGCGTGCTGCTTTCGTCGATGGGCAACCCGAAGCCGCTTCCCGTCTACTGGGACAAGATACTCATCAACGCTTCGCAGGTCACCAATCCCCCGATAGATCCGCTCCGCGAGCCGATGGAAACGAAGGTCTTTCTCGGCAAGAAGCCGGACGCGATCTCGCGCGGCGATGACGGCAGGATCAGGTGCGAGCTCGATCCTCAGATAGAACTCGCCATGCCGGTGATGTTCTCCGCGATGAGCTACGGCTCGATAAGCTACAACGCCCACGCCTCCCTCGCGCGCGCCGCGGCAGAGCTGGGCATACTCTACAACACCGGCGAAGGCGGACTCCACGAGGA contains:
- a CDS encoding glutamine amidotransferase family protein produces the protein MIKEGSVRIPSGCAVAAVISREGNRVTGETVVRAMKPMHDRSNGLGGGFAGYGIYPEYKDLYAFHFFFDCRDTRKRCEAFMKEHFEVVKGELIPTRKMPEITDEPIIWRYFVTPLKSTLADLQLDEKEFVARTVMKINTEIDGAYVFSSGKNMGTFKAVGFPEDVGRFYRLEEYEGYSWTAHGRYPTNTPGWWGGAHPFTLLDYSVVHNGEISSYDANRRFIEMFGYKCTLQTDTEVITYILDYLIRRQGLTLTEAANVVAAPFWSTIEGKTDEYEKQKLRYLRTVFPSLLITGPFSIILGYDGGLMALNDRLKLRSMVVGEKDDRVFIASEEAAIRAMEPGAVNVRAPAGGEPVIVTVKEGRF